From a single Sediminibacterium sp. KACHI17 genomic region:
- a CDS encoding VCBS repeat-containing protein — translation MRSIYTGIFLLIIVGIGCKGKKDAPLFEIADHERTGIHFSNTLHPSTSFNLFSYMYYYNGAGVGAGDFNNDGLIDLFFAANQENNRLYLNTGNLQFKDVTKEARIPVDGAWSTGVSVVDINNDGLLDIYVCRVGNYKTLKGKNQLLVCTAIGKDGIPVYEDQATMYGLDFSGFSTQSAFLDYDGDGDLDMFLLNHSVNHDGNYAPRANFLNTYDSLAGQRLYRNDQRKDEKGNHIPQFTNVTKEAGINGTKIGYGLGVVVADINLDGWPDIYVGNDFHENDYLYINQTNGTFSEQGASQLMHTSQFSMGVDVADINNDAYPEIISMDMLPYDQYMLKRSMAEDDYNIFQQKLQYGYTHQYARNNLQYNRKNGNFSEVGQYSGVHATDWSWASLWMDFDNDGLKDLFVSNGIPKRMNDIDYINYVSGGELQEKLKNNTIQDKDLALISKFPEIKLPNQFFRNRGAFQFNNITDSIQNNLPTFSNGSVYADLDNDGDLDVVVNNINDPVLIYENKTNTDTLSQNYIRLELTGDSINKRAIGAKLLIYAKDQCYSYEQYPVRGFQSSMLGPLHAGLKDIQPDSALLIWPDRTYQSVTISKKGSLSLTYKKGLPEFDFVQRLQSPHTATSILQDITASTGLDFKHEENVFNDFDREPLIPHMLSMEGPALAVADINKDGLEDVFIGASKGNKNALFIQTKQGRFQRSEQPALTKDSIWENVDAIWVDVNNDQAIDLVIATGGNEYYGEDEHLQPLLYLNDGRGNLRKKDFAFPSGMNTQSKVVANDINGDGFVDLFFAGRSITWAYGMPPRSYLLLNDGYGNFQDVTVTYSKELLNPGMVTSAQWVDMNKDQQKDLLLAYNWGGIDVFIKKDRQFVRQNIIAEKGWWQTVHADDIDGDGDIDLLAGNFGQNSRVKASLNAPVKMYINDFDDNGRVEQIMTYFVGGKEIPLASKLQLEKSIPAIRKKFLYAADFAKADLKELFAPQKFEKAFQLEANNFDHLMVINNGDLTFTATPLPFETQLSQIRSIQKIQTEQGTFWLTSGNFYGNNIEIGRQDADFGTLLQYQKGKGMIVAKVEPVRVKGQVRNVRPIMIGGKQSYILARNNETAVVLGRN, via the coding sequence ATGAGATCTATATATACAGGTATTTTCCTGCTGATTATTGTAGGTATTGGCTGTAAAGGAAAAAAGGATGCACCCTTGTTTGAAATAGCTGATCATGAACGCACAGGTATTCATTTCAGTAATACCTTGCATCCGTCTACCTCGTTTAACCTGTTTTCTTACATGTACTATTATAATGGAGCAGGAGTTGGAGCAGGTGATTTTAATAATGATGGATTGATCGATTTATTTTTTGCAGCCAATCAAGAAAACAACAGGTTATATCTCAATACCGGAAATCTTCAGTTCAAAGATGTTACCAAAGAAGCGCGTATACCTGTGGATGGAGCATGGAGCACAGGTGTATCTGTTGTAGATATTAATAATGACGGACTGCTGGATATTTATGTTTGTAGAGTAGGTAATTACAAAACACTGAAGGGAAAGAATCAACTGCTGGTATGTACCGCAATTGGTAAAGATGGAATACCTGTATACGAAGATCAGGCAACCATGTATGGACTCGATTTTTCAGGTTTTAGTACCCAATCTGCTTTTTTGGATTATGATGGTGATGGTGATTTGGATATGTTCTTACTCAATCACTCAGTGAATCATGATGGTAATTATGCACCACGGGCTAACTTTTTAAATACGTATGATTCACTTGCAGGACAGAGACTCTACCGTAATGACCAGCGTAAAGATGAAAAAGGGAATCACATACCACAATTCACGAATGTCACCAAAGAAGCCGGTATCAATGGAACGAAGATCGGATATGGATTGGGAGTAGTAGTAGCAGATATTAATCTGGATGGTTGGCCAGACATCTATGTGGGGAATGATTTTCATGAGAATGATTATCTCTACATCAATCAAACAAATGGAACTTTTTCAGAACAAGGGGCAAGTCAGTTAATGCATACAAGTCAATTCAGTATGGGTGTTGATGTGGCTGATATCAATAACGACGCTTATCCGGAAATCATCTCCATGGATATGCTACCTTATGATCAGTATATGCTGAAAAGATCCATGGCTGAAGATGATTACAATATATTTCAGCAAAAACTTCAGTACGGATATACACATCAGTATGCAAGGAATAACCTTCAATACAATCGGAAAAATGGAAACTTTAGTGAAGTAGGACAGTACTCAGGTGTACATGCAACTGACTGGAGTTGGGCATCTTTATGGATGGATTTTGATAATGACGGACTTAAGGATCTGTTTGTATCCAATGGTATTCCCAAGCGAATGAATGATATTGATTACATCAATTATGTCTCCGGCGGTGAGCTCCAGGAAAAACTTAAAAACAATACGATTCAGGATAAAGACCTCGCTCTGATAAGTAAATTCCCCGAGATCAAATTACCGAATCAGTTTTTCAGAAATCGCGGTGCATTCCAGTTTAATAATATCACCGATAGTATACAAAATAATCTCCCAACTTTTTCGAATGGGTCTGTTTATGCTGATCTTGATAATGATGGAGATCTGGATGTTGTTGTCAATAATATCAATGATCCTGTTTTGATCTATGAGAATAAAACCAATACCGATACATTATCTCAGAATTATATTCGATTAGAACTGACCGGAGACTCGATCAACAAACGAGCGATCGGAGCTAAACTTTTGATCTATGCAAAGGATCAGTGCTACAGTTATGAACAGTATCCTGTACGAGGTTTTCAATCCAGTATGTTGGGTCCATTGCATGCCGGACTAAAGGATATTCAACCTGATTCTGCCCTCTTGATATGGCCAGACAGAACATATCAATCTGTTACAATATCAAAAAAGGGATCATTATCTCTTACCTATAAGAAGGGCTTACCTGAGTTCGATTTTGTACAAAGACTACAGTCGCCTCATACAGCTACATCCATTTTACAAGATATTACTGCCAGTACAGGGCTGGATTTCAAACATGAGGAAAATGTATTCAATGATTTTGACAGAGAGCCGCTGATCCCGCATATGCTTTCTATGGAAGGGCCTGCATTGGCAGTAGCTGATATCAATAAAGATGGATTAGAAGATGTGTTTATTGGAGCTTCTAAAGGAAATAAGAATGCATTATTCATTCAAACGAAACAGGGTCGTTTTCAGCGGTCGGAGCAGCCCGCATTAACGAAAGACTCGATATGGGAAAATGTGGATGCCATTTGGGTTGATGTCAATAATGATCAGGCGATCGATCTTGTGATCGCAACCGGTGGTAATGAATATTATGGAGAAGATGAACACCTGCAACCACTCTTGTACCTCAATGATGGACGCGGAAATCTTCGTAAGAAAGATTTTGCTTTTCCTAGTGGTATGAACACGCAAAGTAAAGTTGTTGCCAATGATATCAATGGGGATGGATTTGTGGATCTGTTTTTTGCAGGTCGTTCCATCACATGGGCCTATGGTATGCCTCCGCGTTCTTATCTCTTACTCAATGATGGTTACGGAAATTTTCAGGATGTAACAGTGACTTATAGTAAAGAGCTCTTAAACCCCGGAATGGTCACATCCGCCCAATGGGTAGATATGAATAAGGATCAACAAAAAGATTTGTTACTGGCATATAACTGGGGAGGTATTGATGTGTTCATCAAAAAAGATCGACAGTTCGTCCGACAAAATATCATTGCCGAAAAAGGATGGTGGCAAACGGTTCATGCCGATGATATAGATGGTGATGGTGATATAGATCTACTAGCAGGAAACTTTGGGCAGAACAGTCGGGTTAAAGCCTCTCTGAATGCTCCTGTTAAAATGTATATCAATGACTTTGATGATAATGGCAGGGTAGAACAGATTATGACCTATTTTGTAGGTGGTAAAGAAATACCACTGGCAAGTAAATTACAATTGGAGAAATCCATTCCTGCGATCAGAAAAAAATTCTTGTATGCTGCAGATTTTGCAAAAGCTGATTTAAAAGAATTATTTGCACCACAGAAATTTGAAAAAGCATTTCAACTCGAGGCCAATAATTTTGATCATTTGATGGTCATCAACAATGGTGATCTGACATTTACCGCAACTCCATTGCCATTTGAAACACAACTGAGTCAAATCAGATCCATTCAAAAAATACAAACTGAACAAGGAACTTTTTGGCTGACCTCAGGTAATTTCTACGGTAATAACATAGAGATCGGAAGACAAGATGCTGATTTCGGTACCCTACTTCAATACCAAAAAGGAAAGGGTATGATAGTAGCAAAAGTTGAACCCGTACGAGTTAAAGGACAAGTAAGAAATGTAAGACCGATCATGATTGGCGGGAAACAATCTTACATCCTCGCGCGTAACAATGAAACAGCAGTTGTCTTAGGTAGAAACTAA